Proteins from a single region of Halorubrum sp. 2020YC2:
- the hisB gene encoding imidazoleglycerol-phosphate dehydratase HisB, whose translation MSEHDRTAAVTRETSETTIELTLAVDGDGEAEVDTGIGFYDHMLESFAKHGLFDLTVRCDGDLAIDDHHTVEDVAICLGEALDEALGEKRGIRRYADRRIPLDEAVASVVVDVAGRPYYEFSGEFSQESVGEFTAVMADHFALSLAHNAGLTLHAAVERGDNAHHEVEALFKALARALDDATRLDGRRSDTPSTKGEL comes from the coding sequence ATGAGCGAGCACGACCGGACCGCGGCCGTCACCCGCGAGACGAGCGAGACGACGATCGAACTCACCCTCGCGGTCGACGGCGACGGCGAGGCGGAGGTCGACACGGGGATCGGCTTCTACGACCACATGCTCGAATCCTTCGCCAAGCACGGGCTCTTCGACCTGACGGTCCGCTGTGACGGCGACCTCGCTATCGACGATCACCACACCGTCGAGGACGTGGCGATCTGCCTCGGGGAGGCGCTCGACGAGGCGCTCGGGGAGAAGCGCGGCATCCGGCGGTACGCCGACCGGCGGATCCCCCTCGACGAGGCGGTCGCGAGCGTCGTCGTCGACGTGGCGGGGCGCCCCTACTACGAGTTCTCCGGCGAGTTCTCGCAGGAGTCGGTCGGGGAGTTCACCGCCGTCATGGCCGACCACTTCGCGCTGTCTCTGGCCCACAACGCCGGCCTGACGCTCCACGCGGCGGTCGAAAGGGGCGACAACGCCCACCACGAGGTCGAGGCGCTGTTCAAGGCCCTGGCGCGCGCGCTCGACGACGCCACCCGGCTCGACGGGCGCCGCAGCGACACGCCCAGCACGAAGGGCGAACTGTAA
- the hisA gene encoding 1-(5-phosphoribosyl)-5-[(5-phosphoribosylamino)methylideneamino]imidazole-4-carboxamide isomerase yields MSHFPEFEVIPAVDVQDGEVVQLVGGERGTGKRYGDPVAAAERWIEAGAGTLHLVDLDGAFEGERVNAAAIESVVESVSDGVGLQLGGGIRTAEGARDLLDLGLDRVILGTAAVETPEIVAEIDETHPGSVVVSLDAKDGEVVVSGWTEGTGLEPAEAAARYEELGAGGILFTNVDVEGQLAGVDREAVASVVEAVDVPVIASGGVATVEDVVALKEAGAAAVVVGTALYEGEFTLREAQDAADEI; encoded by the coding sequence ATGAGCCACTTCCCGGAGTTCGAGGTGATCCCGGCCGTCGACGTGCAGGACGGCGAGGTCGTCCAACTGGTCGGCGGCGAGCGCGGCACGGGCAAGCGCTACGGCGACCCCGTCGCGGCCGCCGAGCGGTGGATCGAGGCGGGCGCCGGCACGCTCCACCTCGTCGACCTCGACGGCGCGTTCGAGGGCGAGCGCGTCAACGCGGCGGCGATCGAGTCGGTCGTCGAGAGCGTCTCGGACGGGGTCGGCCTCCAACTGGGCGGCGGCATCCGCACCGCCGAGGGCGCGCGCGACCTCCTCGATCTGGGCCTCGACCGCGTCATCCTCGGGACCGCGGCGGTCGAAACCCCGGAGATCGTCGCGGAGATCGACGAGACACACCCGGGGAGCGTCGTCGTCAGCCTCGACGCGAAGGACGGGGAGGTGGTCGTCTCGGGCTGGACGGAGGGGACCGGGCTAGAGCCCGCCGAGGCCGCGGCGCGCTACGAGGAACTGGGCGCCGGCGGGATCCTGTTCACGAACGTCGACGTGGAGGGACAGCTGGCGGGGGTCGACCGCGAGGCGGTCGCGAGCGTCGTTGAGGCCGTGGATGTTCCCGTGATCGCGTCCGGCGGCGTGGCGACCGTCGAGGACGTGGTCGCGCTGAAGGAAGCCGGCGCGGCCGCGGTCGTCGTCGGTACTGCGCTGTACGAGGGGGAGTTCACGCTGCGAGAAGCGCAGGACGCGGCAGACGAGATTTAA